In Lentimicrobiaceae bacterium, a single genomic region encodes these proteins:
- the rarD gene encoding EamA family transporter RarD — MIYGNNNRKNYLQGLTAALLCYGMWGVFPLYWKLVQQVPPMQILAHRIIWSMLFLGLGLVILRNKKTFQYLTSYKTIVLLTITGFIIGINWLVYIYAVNNNHIVDASLGYYINPMVNILLGMIFLKERLSKIQAVAVVLAFVGVGIITFDYGKPPWVSLCLALTFGIYSLIRKKTAFDALPGLFIETLMLTPIAICFLWLLETKGSVVFHYSWQTDILLILAGPVTAVPLFFFGFAVPRIPLSTIGFIQYLSPTIQLLIGVFIFREPFKPAYFTSFILIWLGLALYSYSLIKGIKKRTTKIEANLQES; from the coding sequence GTGATTTACGGAAACAATAACCGAAAAAATTACCTGCAGGGGCTTACAGCAGCTTTACTGTGTTATGGGATGTGGGGTGTGTTTCCATTGTATTGGAAATTAGTTCAACAAGTACCTCCCATGCAAATACTTGCCCACAGGATAATCTGGTCAATGTTATTTTTGGGGCTTGGACTCGTTATTCTCAGAAATAAAAAGACATTTCAATATCTAACTTCCTATAAAACAATTGTATTGTTAACTATTACTGGTTTCATTATCGGTATAAACTGGCTTGTATACATTTATGCTGTCAACAATAATCACATTGTGGATGCCAGTTTGGGTTATTATATCAATCCTATGGTAAATATACTTTTGGGAATGATATTTTTAAAAGAGAGGTTAAGTAAAATTCAAGCTGTTGCGGTTGTTTTAGCCTTTGTCGGAGTAGGTATCATCACTTTCGATTATGGTAAACCTCCGTGGGTTTCGCTTTGCCTTGCCCTGACTTTCGGCATTTATAGTTTAATAAGAAAAAAAACTGCCTTTGATGCTTTACCGGGGTTATTTATTGAAACTCTCATGCTTACACCTATAGCCATCTGTTTTTTATGGTTATTGGAAACGAAAGGAAGTGTAGTTTTTCACTATTCATGGCAAACAGATATTCTACTTATATTAGCTGGTCCTGTAACGGCAGTTCCCTTGTTTTTTTTTGGATTTGCCGTACCCCGCATCCCTTTATCCACCATTGGATTTATACAATACTTATCACCAACAATTCAATTATTGATTGGGGTTTTTATTTTCAGAGAACCTTTTAAACCTGCATATTTTACAAGTTTTATATTGATTTGGCTGGGTTTAGCTTTGTACAGCTATAGTTTAATAAAAGGAATAAAAAAAAGAACAACGAAAATCGAGGCTAATTTACAGGAATCGTAA
- a CDS encoding ATP-binding protein: MLIVSFYTIFLAIAFGLSLLVATLVFNKKYIPGRLLFFFLMLFVAEYALAASIESAVSTIEKKILWSQIEYIGNMGIGVFFMYFILYFTGEKSITKNKKWLLLWIIPILMVVFAFTNDYHHLVWSNFTWSYAKENILIYHHGPLFWIGIPYSLLLVCVGIFILLQSVYRFPMHYRKQVWFLFIASVFPFVTTILYITGLNPVEGLDISPIGFTFTGIIFFLGISKKRLFDLSPIARHVLFEKMQDSLIVLDTFQRIIDFNPAAKKQLGIDNQDLGKYYPEVFPALWTEIKDKDITTEYRIELYLKQFNQNWFEITFSPLMDERHNLHGSLIVFHDVTKRKNYEKLLNQLNLKLSESEINLKKINSQKDQFFSIIAHDLKSPFTTIIGLSEVLTEGFDDYDENEKIYYLNSIKEAGNNTLKLLENLLQWAQSQTGLLSFLPEKTDLYSLVYEIIEISKLQAVQKNIILTTTILPQTFVTADKNMLQTILRNLVSNAIKFSYSDGNVKIHYAKTPTEHQISVTDQGTGIKPEDIAKLFIVGEKFKTLGTKDERGTGLGLLLCKEFVEKHHGKIWVNSEVGIGSTFLFTIPVN; encoded by the coding sequence ATGCTCATAGTTAGTTTTTATACTATTTTTCTCGCTATTGCTTTCGGGCTGTCGCTTTTGGTAGCAACGCTTGTTTTTAATAAAAAATACATACCAGGCAGATTACTTTTCTTTTTTTTAATGCTTTTTGTTGCAGAATATGCATTGGCAGCTTCAATAGAATCGGCTGTTTCAACTATCGAAAAAAAGATACTCTGGTCGCAAATAGAATATATAGGCAATATGGGTATAGGAGTATTTTTTATGTATTTTATTTTATATTTTACAGGAGAAAAATCAATTACTAAAAATAAAAAATGGCTATTATTATGGATAATTCCTATACTTATGGTAGTATTTGCTTTTACAAATGATTACCACCATTTGGTATGGAGCAATTTTACATGGAGTTATGCAAAGGAAAATATATTAATATATCATCATGGTCCGTTATTTTGGATAGGAATTCCTTATAGTTTATTGCTTGTTTGTGTTGGAATATTTATTTTATTGCAATCTGTTTACCGGTTTCCGATGCATTATCGCAAGCAGGTTTGGTTTTTATTTATTGCCAGTGTTTTTCCTTTCGTTACCACCATTTTATACATTACAGGTTTAAATCCGGTGGAAGGACTTGATATTTCCCCAATTGGATTCACTTTTACAGGTATTATTTTCTTTTTAGGAATTTCAAAAAAACGACTTTTCGACCTGTCGCCCATTGCAAGGCATGTTTTATTTGAGAAAATGCAGGACAGTCTGATTGTGTTGGATACTTTTCAGCGAATTATTGATTTTAATCCTGCAGCTAAAAAGCAATTAGGAATTGATAATCAGGACTTGGGAAAGTATTACCCTGAAGTGTTTCCGGCACTTTGGACTGAAATAAAAGATAAAGATATAACCACCGAATACAGAATAGAATTATATCTTAAACAATTTAACCAAAACTGGTTCGAAATTACATTTTCTCCCCTGATGGATGAACGCCACAATCTTCATGGTAGTCTTATTGTATTCCACGATGTTACAAAAAGGAAGAATTATGAAAAGCTGTTAAACCAATTGAATTTAAAACTTTCTGAGTCGGAAATAAATTTAAAAAAAATCAATTCACAAAAAGACCAATTTTTTTCCATCATTGCTCATGATTTGAAAAGCCCGTTTACAACCATTATCGGACTGTCGGAAGTACTTACGGAAGGTTTTGACGATTATGATGAAAATGAAAAAATATATTACCTGAACAGCATCAAAGAAGCAGGTAATAATACTTTAAAATTATTGGAAAATCTGTTGCAATGGGCACAAAGCCAAACAGGGTTACTTTCTTTTTTACCCGAAAAAACTGATTTGTACTCCCTTGTTTACGAAATAATTGAAATTTCAAAGCTACAGGCTGTTCAGAAAAATATTATACTAACAACAACTATTTTACCGCAAACTTTTGTTACCGCAGATAAAAATATGCTTCAGACTATTTTGAGAAACTTAGTATCTAATGCTATTAAATTTTCTTACTCGGATGGGAATGTAAAAATACACTACGCGAAAACTCCAACGGAGCATCAGATATCGGTTACCGACCAGGGGACAGGAATAAAACCGGAAGATATTGCTAAATTGTTTATTGTTGGCGAAAAATTTAAAACTTTAGGTACAAAAGACGAAAGAGGAACAGGTTTGGGATTACTCCTCTGTAAGGAATTTGTTGAAAAGCATCATGGGAAAATATGGGTAAACAGCGAAGTGGGTATAGGAAGTACTTTTTTATTTACGATTCCTGTAAATTAG
- the scpA gene encoding methylmalonyl-CoA mutase, whose protein sequence is MRPNFKDIDYKSKEQTGSFEEWEKQTGIEKNWLTPEQIPVKPVYGASDLKGMEHLNYAAGIPPFLRGPYSTMYVMRPWTIRQYAGFSTAEESNAFYRRNLAAGQKGLSVAFDLATHRGYDSDHERVVGDVGKAGVAIDSILDMKILFDQIPLEKMSVSMTMNGAVLPVLAFYVVAAEEQGVSMDKLSGTIQNDILKEFMVRNTYIYPPIPSMKIIADIFEFTSQNMKKFNSISISGYHMQEAGATADIELAYTLADGLEYLRTGTATGLNIDDFAPRLSFFWGIGMNHFMEIAKLRAARMLWAKIVKQFNPMNPKSMALRTHCQTSGWSLTEQDPFNNVTRTCVEALGAALGHTQSLHTNALDEAIALPTDFSARIARNTQIYIQEETNVCRVVDPWAGSYYVETLTQEIANKAWALIQEVEELGGMAKAIETGIPKMRIEEAAARKQARIDSGKDTIVGINKYRLEKEDPIETLEVDNTTVREAQIKRLQKLRAERNNEDVQKALQAITHAAETGEGNLLALSIEAARKRASLGEISYALETVYGRYKAVIRSISGVYSSESKDNESFKKACEMADKFAEIEGRRPRIMIAKMGQDGHDRGAKVVATGYADIGFDVDMGPLFQTPAEAARQAVENDVHILGVSSLAAGHKTLVPQVIEELKKNGREDIMVIVGGVIPSQDYDFLYKAGAVAIFGPGTVISDCAIKMLELLLEARK, encoded by the coding sequence ATGCGTCCAAATTTTAAAGACATAGATTATAAAAGCAAGGAGCAAACCGGTTCGTTTGAAGAATGGGAAAAGCAAACCGGAATTGAGAAAAACTGGCTTACTCCGGAACAGATTCCCGTAAAACCGGTTTACGGAGCATCCGATCTTAAAGGCATGGAACATCTGAACTATGCCGCTGGTATTCCGCCTTTTCTGCGTGGACCGTACAGCACCATGTATGTAATGCGTCCCTGGACCATCCGTCAGTATGCCGGATTCAGCACCGCGGAAGAATCCAATGCTTTTTACCGCCGCAACCTTGCCGCCGGGCAGAAAGGACTTTCGGTAGCCTTCGACCTTGCTACGCACCGCGGTTACGACAGCGACCACGAAAGAGTGGTTGGTGATGTGGGAAAAGCCGGTGTAGCAATTGATTCCATTCTCGATATGAAAATTTTGTTCGACCAGATACCTTTGGAAAAAATGTCGGTTTCCATGACCATGAACGGTGCCGTTTTGCCCGTTCTCGCTTTTTATGTCGTGGCTGCCGAAGAGCAAGGTGTTTCGATGGATAAGCTCAGCGGAACTATTCAAAACGACATTCTGAAAGAATTTATGGTTCGAAACACTTACATTTATCCGCCTATTCCTTCTATGAAAATCATTGCCGATATTTTTGAGTTTACTTCTCAAAACATGAAGAAGTTCAACTCTATTAGTATCAGTGGATATCACATGCAGGAAGCCGGAGCTACCGCCGATATAGAACTGGCATACACCCTTGCAGACGGATTGGAATACCTTCGCACGGGTACTGCCACCGGATTGAATATTGATGATTTTGCTCCCCGCCTTTCGTTTTTCTGGGGAATTGGAATGAACCACTTTATGGAAATTGCCAAACTTCGCGCTGCTCGTATGCTCTGGGCAAAAATTGTAAAACAATTCAATCCCATGAATCCAAAGTCAATGGCTTTGCGAACCCATTGTCAAACTTCGGGTTGGAGCCTTACCGAACAGGACCCGTTCAACAATGTTACCCGTACCTGTGTGGAAGCTCTGGGTGCTGCACTTGGTCATACCCAAAGTCTTCATACCAATGCTTTGGACGAAGCCATCGCCTTGCCTACAGATTTTTCGGCACGTATTGCACGTAACACCCAGATTTATATTCAGGAAGAAACCAATGTTTGCCGTGTGGTTGATCCCTGGGCTGGTTCGTATTACGTAGAAACCCTTACTCAGGAAATAGCCAATAAAGCCTGGGCTTTGATTCAGGAAGTGGAAGAACTGGGTGGAATGGCAAAAGCCATCGAAACCGGTATTCCTAAAATGAGGATAGAAGAAGCTGCTGCCCGCAAACAGGCACGTATTGACTCGGGAAAAGATACCATTGTTGGAATTAACAAATACCGCCTCGAAAAAGAAGACCCCATCGAAACCCTTGAAGTAGATAACACTACTGTACGCGAGGCTCAAATAAAACGTCTGCAAAAACTTCGTGCCGAACGAAACAATGAAGATGTACAAAAAGCCCTGCAAGCTATCACCCACGCTGCCGAAACCGGCGAAGGCAACTTGCTGGCACTTTCTATCGAAGCCGCACGTAAACGCGCTTCCCTTGGTGAAATTTCTTATGCACTTGAAACTGTTTATGGGAGATATAAAGCTGTGATACGTTCAATTTCCGGAGTATATTCCTCCGAATCCAAAGACAATGAAAGCTTTAAAAAAGCTTGCGAAATGGCCGACAAATTTGCAGAAATTGAAGGTCGTCGTCCACGAATCATGATTGCCAAGATGGGTCAGGATGGCCACGATCGCGGTGCAAAAGTGGTAGCCACCGGTTATGCCGACATAGGTTTTGATGTAGATATGGGACCTCTGTTTCAGACTCCTGCAGAAGCCGCACGCCAGGCAGTGGAAAACGACGTGCATATCCTTGGAGTATCGAGCCTTGCAGCAGGTCATAAAACACTGGTTCCGCAGGTGATAGAAGAACTGAAAAAGAATGGCCGCGAAGACATCATGGTGATAGTAGGAGGCGTTATCCCATCGCAGGATTACGATTTCCTGTACAAAGCCGGTGCTGTAGCCATATTTGGTCCCGGTACAGTAATTTCGGATTGTGCTATTAAGATGCTCGAACTGCTGCTGGAAGCAAGGAAGTAA
- a CDS encoding ORF6N domain-containing protein has product MMENLPVIYEENIANCICFIRGAKVMLDSDLAMLYGVSTKKINQAVKRNIDRFPSEFMFQLTDNEKKEVVTVCDHLQKIKYSPYLPFAFTEHGVIMVASILNNSQAVAVSIQVVRTFVKLRSVLLSHKELAKKIEEMEEKYDEQFRIVFAAIKALMKEEEKPRNPIGYKI; this is encoded by the coding sequence ATGATGGAAAATCTGCCAGTCATATATGAAGAAAACATTGCTAACTGTATCTGCTTTATCAGAGGAGCGAAAGTAATGCTTGACTCTGATTTGGCAATGCTTTATGGAGTTTCTACCAAAAAAATTAATCAGGCTGTGAAACGAAATATTGACAGATTCCCATCAGAATTTATGTTTCAATTGACAGATAATGAGAAAAAAGAGGTGGTAACAGTTTGTGACCACCTCCAAAAAATAAAGTATTCACCTTATTTACCATTCGCTTTTACCGAACATGGTGTTATTATGGTAGCCAGTATATTGAACAACTCGCAGGCAGTTGCTGTAAGCATCCAGGTAGTTAGAACTTTTGTAAAACTGCGTTCCGTCCTTTTATCCCATAAAGAATTGGCAAAGAAAATAGAAGAGATGGAAGAAAAATACGATGAACAATTTCGTATTGTTTTCGCTGCAATTAAAGCATTGATGAAAGAAGAAGAAAAACCACGTAATCCTATCGGATATAAAATTTAA
- a CDS encoding methylmalonyl-CoA mutase family protein, whose product MDSNKPNPKLFSEFPPVSTSEWEEVINADLKGADYDKKLVWHTLEGFNVKPYYRAEDIENLQFTQTIPGELPYVRGNKTKCNCWEIRQDIDCEDPSEINAIAKECIAKGAKSIGFRVKNVTNRDAINTLFKDIDLTKIKINFISSRSYPALLDLFVEYLNENKINASKVKGSLNFDSLNFLVRYGKFYCEKEDNFIEAAYIVNAVEKKLPGFRVINVSGNTFANAGSTIVQELAFSLASGADYLAELTDRGISIDKIVPRMQFTFAVGSNYFFEIAKMRAARLLWSKIVEQFKPENKDSQKMFIHATTLNWNKTVYDAHVNLLRTTTEAMSAIIGGIDSLAVAPFDVAYKASDDFSRRIARNQQIVLKEESYMNKIVDPAAGSYYIESITDQIASAAWALFKEVEELGGFMKAVQKNFIQDSIETVRKKKEDDIANRKVTILGTNQYPNPNETALDKIQEEEATTGKVDGKGNYKKLEFSRAAEELEEIRLATEIFVNEGNPMPKVFLFTIGNLAMRKARASFATNFFRIAGYEIIDNPGFKTVDEGVKAAIDSKAEVIVICSSDDEYPEFAPAIAKAIKEKASERTVILAGYPKEIIDLLKAAGVDDFIHIKTNTLNFLQKIQRYLGVIE is encoded by the coding sequence ATGGATTCAAATAAACCAAACCCAAAATTGTTTTCCGAATTTCCACCGGTATCTACCAGTGAGTGGGAAGAAGTGATTAATGCTGATTTGAAAGGTGCCGATTACGATAAAAAACTCGTTTGGCATACATTGGAAGGATTCAATGTAAAACCGTATTATCGTGCAGAAGATATTGAAAATCTGCAATTTACTCAAACTATACCCGGAGAATTACCCTATGTTCGTGGAAATAAAACCAAATGTAATTGTTGGGAAATTCGCCAGGATATTGATTGCGAAGATCCGTCGGAAATTAATGCCATTGCAAAAGAATGTATTGCAAAAGGTGCTAAATCCATAGGTTTTCGTGTAAAAAATGTTACCAATAGAGATGCTATCAATACGCTTTTTAAAGATATTGATCTTACGAAAATAAAGATTAACTTTATCTCATCAAGATCATATCCAGCTCTGCTCGATCTTTTTGTAGAATATCTTAACGAAAATAAAATTAATGCTTCGAAAGTAAAAGGTTCATTGAATTTTGATTCGCTGAACTTTTTGGTTCGCTACGGGAAATTTTATTGCGAAAAGGAAGACAACTTCATCGAAGCTGCTTACATAGTAAATGCGGTTGAAAAGAAGTTGCCAGGTTTCCGTGTTATCAATGTTAGCGGAAATACTTTTGCCAATGCAGGCTCTACTATCGTTCAGGAACTGGCTTTCAGCCTTGCTTCCGGTGCTGACTATCTGGCAGAACTTACAGACAGAGGCATTTCGATAGACAAAATTGTTCCGAGAATGCAGTTTACGTTTGCTGTCGGTTCCAATTACTTTTTCGAAATTGCAAAAATGCGTGCTGCACGCTTGCTTTGGTCGAAAATTGTGGAACAGTTTAAACCGGAAAACAAGGATTCTCAAAAGATGTTTATTCATGCAACCACACTTAACTGGAATAAAACAGTTTACGATGCACATGTAAACCTGTTGCGTACAACCACCGAAGCTATGTCGGCAATTATTGGCGGAATAGATTCGCTTGCCGTTGCTCCTTTTGATGTGGCTTACAAAGCATCCGACGATTTCAGCCGTCGTATTGCCCGTAACCAACAGATTGTGTTGAAAGAAGAGTCGTACATGAACAAAATAGTGGATCCGGCTGCCGGTTCGTATTACATCGAAAGCATTACCGATCAGATTGCTTCTGCAGCCTGGGCTTTGTTTAAAGAAGTGGAAGAACTCGGCGGTTTCATGAAAGCTGTGCAGAAAAACTTCATCCAGGATTCCATTGAAACTGTGAGAAAGAAAAAAGAAGATGACATTGCCAACCGGAAAGTAACCATACTGGGAACCAACCAGTACCCCAATCCCAACGAAACAGCTTTAGATAAAATACAAGAGGAAGAAGCTACAACCGGAAAGGTTGATGGCAAGGGGAATTACAAAAAACTGGAATTTTCGCGTGCTGCCGAAGAACTTGAAGAAATCCGGCTTGCAACAGAAATATTTGTTAATGAAGGAAATCCCATGCCCAAAGTTTTCTTGTTTACCATTGGAAACCTTGCCATGCGCAAAGCGAGAGCTTCGTTTGCAACCAACTTTTTTAGAATTGCCGGTTATGAAATTATTGATAATCCGGGATTCAAAACAGTGGATGAAGGCGTAAAAGCTGCCATAGATTCTAAAGCTGAGGTTATTGTAATTTGTAGCAGCGATGATGAGTATCCCGAATTTGCTCCAGCTATTGCAAAAGCGATAAAAGAAAAAGCTTCGGAACGGACAGTCATCCTTGCCGGTTATCCAAAAGAAATAATTGATTTGCTAAAGGCTGCCGGAGTAGATGATTTTATTCATATTAAAACCAATACACTTAATTTTTTACAAAAAATTCAAAGGTATTTGGGAGTTATTGAATAA
- a CDS encoding M15 family metallopeptidase has product MKRMFLPLFLGLILSSFLKAQPEGFLDVKKLIPDIVLDLRYTGSHNFVGKPVDGYISKRCFLTSEAATALQKIQEKLKNFGLGLKVYDAYRPQRAVDHFVRWAKVLNDTIMKREFYPDVKKEDLFAKGYIADKSGHSRGSAVDVTIISLKPGEEGRELDMGCYFDYFGTISWPMDTTININQRANRMLLREIMMKYGFEPYPCEWWHFRLINEPYPDTYFDFPVQ; this is encoded by the coding sequence ATGAAAAGAATGTTTTTACCATTGTTTTTAGGTTTAATCTTGTCTTCTTTTCTCAAAGCCCAACCCGAAGGTTTTTTGGATGTGAAAAAGCTAATTCCTGATATAGTGTTGGATTTGCGTTACACAGGTAGCCACAATTTTGTTGGGAAACCAGTAGATGGCTATATTTCAAAACGTTGTTTCCTTACCAGCGAAGCAGCTACAGCCTTGCAAAAAATACAGGAGAAACTAAAAAATTTTGGTTTGGGATTGAAAGTGTACGATGCTTACCGTCCGCAACGTGCGGTAGATCATTTTGTGCGTTGGGCAAAAGTACTAAATGATACTATCATGAAAAGAGAATTTTATCCGGATGTCAAGAAAGAAGATTTGTTTGCCAAAGGCTATATTGCTGATAAATCTGGACATAGTCGTGGAAGTGCAGTGGACGTAACAATTATTTCACTAAAACCAGGTGAAGAGGGAAGAGAACTTGACATGGGTTGCTATTTCGATTATTTTGGAACCATTTCCTGGCCTATGGATACCACCATTAACATTAATCAACGAGCTAACCGCATGTTGCTTCGCGAAATAATGATGAAATACGGTTTTGAACCTTACCCTTGCGAATGGTGGCATTTCCGATTAATAAACGAGCCTTATCCGGATACTTATTTCGATTTTCCTGTACAATAA
- a CDS encoding S46 family peptidase, with product MKKIYLYLFLSFNFLSSFAHEGMWIPLLLEQLNEKDMKNMGMRISADDIYSVNHSSLKDAVVLFGGGCSAAIVSDQGLLLTNHHCGYGSIQRQSSINHDYLTDGFWAQRLEEELPNPGITVTLLIRMEDVTQKVLEGVQPSFTEAKRAEITGKNMDRLEKEAENGTHYKARIKPFYYGNQYLLFITEVFSDIRLVGAPPSNIGKFGGDTDNWMWPRHTGDFSVFRIYAGKDNQPAEYSKENVPYTPKKHMPVSLKGVQEGDFTFVFGYPGSTQEYIPSFGVDMTANVENPPSIMLRRERLNIYETAMNQDKLVRLQYAAKDAGVANYWKKMIGETRGVNRLNAIAKKQQQEKEFITWANSTPELKVKYGKLIPAFEQVYKEITPLNLATDYVIEAGLGVEIIKYAYGFDKLVNLSKNEKTTQETLDKAIENYRNSAEGFFKNYSQDIDKKVFAKLLSMYYSGLDKNLQPSILDEANKKYHGDFNKWAEDVFNKSVFASKDKILVFLKSYKKSRVKKIENDPAFALAKGIYGYYLESLKPKTFGWEGTLDSLQRIYMQGLMEWQPKRLFYPDANSTLRVSYGKVEGYHPQDAVTYNWFSTLDGIMEKENPDIYDYKVEPKLKQLYQSKDFGDYADADGKMHVGFVASNHTTGGNSGSPVLNADGQLIGLNFDRCWEGTMSDLTYDPDQCRNITLDIRYCLFIIDKFAGDKRLIEEMTLVK from the coding sequence ATGAAAAAAATCTACTTATATCTCTTTTTAAGTTTTAATTTTCTTTCCTCTTTTGCCCACGAAGGCATGTGGATTCCGTTGCTTTTGGAACAATTGAACGAAAAAGACATGAAAAACATGGGCATGCGTATCAGTGCCGACGATATTTACAGTGTTAACCATTCGAGCCTGAAGGATGCCGTGGTGCTGTTTGGTGGTGGTTGCTCGGCTGCCATCGTTTCTGATCAGGGACTGTTGCTAACCAACCATCATTGCGGCTATGGCTCAATCCAGCGGCAAAGTTCTATAAATCACGACTATTTAACAGATGGTTTTTGGGCACAGCGGCTGGAAGAGGAACTTCCAAATCCCGGAATAACAGTAACTTTACTTATCCGGATGGAAGATGTTACCCAAAAGGTACTCGAAGGAGTGCAGCCATCTTTTACCGAAGCCAAACGCGCTGAAATTACCGGAAAAAATATGGATAGGCTGGAAAAAGAAGCTGAGAATGGAACGCATTATAAAGCAAGGATTAAGCCATTTTATTACGGAAACCAGTATTTACTTTTTATCACAGAAGTGTTTTCGGATATTCGTCTGGTAGGCGCTCCGCCTTCTAACATTGGTAAGTTTGGTGGCGACACCGACAACTGGATGTGGCCACGCCATACCGGCGACTTCTCTGTTTTCAGAATTTATGCCGGAAAGGATAACCAGCCAGCCGAATATTCAAAGGAAAATGTTCCTTATACTCCTAAAAAACACATGCCTGTTTCGCTCAAGGGAGTTCAGGAAGGCGATTTTACTTTCGTTTTTGGCTATCCGGGTAGCACCCAGGAATATATTCCATCGTTTGGAGTGGATATGACCGCCAACGTGGAAAATCCTCCAAGTATCATGCTTCGCCGTGAACGCCTAAATATTTATGAAACGGCTATGAATCAGGATAAATTAGTTCGTCTTCAGTACGCTGCAAAAGATGCCGGAGTTGCCAATTATTGGAAGAAAATGATAGGTGAAACCCGTGGCGTCAATCGTTTGAATGCCATCGCAAAAAAGCAGCAACAGGAAAAAGAATTTATTACATGGGCAAACAGCACTCCAGAACTGAAAGTAAAATATGGTAAACTGATTCCTGCCTTTGAACAGGTTTACAAAGAAATTACTCCGCTAAATCTTGCCACTGATTATGTTATTGAAGCAGGTTTGGGTGTGGAAATAATAAAATATGCTTACGGTTTCGATAAACTTGTAAATCTTAGCAAAAACGAAAAAACAACCCAGGAAACTCTGGATAAAGCCATTGAAAATTATCGGAATTCGGCAGAGGGCTTTTTTAAAAATTATTCTCAGGATATTGACAAAAAAGTCTTTGCCAAACTTCTTTCGATGTATTACAGTGGTTTGGATAAGAATTTGCAACCATCCATACTTGATGAAGCGAACAAAAAATACCACGGAGATTTTAATAAATGGGCTGAAGATGTATTCAATAAGTCTGTTTTTGCTTCTAAAGACAAGATTTTGGTTTTTTTAAAATCATATAAAAAATCGAGAGTCAAAAAAATAGAAAATGACCCTGCATTTGCATTAGCAAAAGGTATTTATGGTTATTATCTTGAAAGTCTTAAGCCAAAAACCTTCGGTTGGGAAGGGACTTTGGATAGTTTGCAACGTATTTATATGCAGGGCTTAATGGAATGGCAACCCAAGCGTCTTTTTTATCCTGATGCAAATTCCACATTACGTGTTTCTTATGGCAAGGTGGAAGGCTACCATCCACAGGATGCTGTAACTTATAACTGGTTCAGTACACTCGATGGGATTATGGAAAAGGAAAATCCGGATATATATGATTATAAGGTAGAACCAAAGTTGAAACAACTTTATCAGTCGAAAGATTTTGGAGATTATGCCGATGCTGACGGTAAAATGCACGTGGGTTTTGTTGCTTCTAATCATACTACCGGAGGAAATTCTGGCAGTCCGGTATTGAATGCCGACGGACAGCTTATCGGGCTGAATTTCGACCGTTGCTGGGAAGGAACGATGAGCGACCTGACGTACGATCCGGATCAGTGCCGTAATATTACCTTGGATATTCGCTATTGCTTGTTTATCATTGATAAATTTGCCGGTGACAAACGTCTGATTGAAGAAATGACATTGGTAAAATAA
- a CDS encoding ferritin: MGQKAITILQIDVNELIRKLNAALSEEWLAYYQYWIGARLMEGPMRSEIEPELLLHATQELNHAVLVVNRIIQLGGTPVTHPAEWFKLSRCEYDAPTDPYVEVVLEQNLKGERCAIERYQEIADYTNGKDHTTYQMAVTILNEELEHEQDIEDWINDINKMKEDLKKIRM, encoded by the coding sequence TTGGGGCAAAAAGCAATTACTATTTTACAGATTGACGTTAACGAACTCATTCGTAAATTGAATGCAGCATTATCGGAAGAATGGCTCGCTTATTACCAATACTGGATTGGTGCCCGGTTAATGGAAGGGCCCATGCGCAGTGAAATTGAACCGGAACTTCTTTTACATGCCACACAGGAATTGAACCATGCCGTTCTTGTGGTTAACCGTATCATTCAATTAGGCGGAACACCTGTAACTCATCCTGCTGAATGGTTCAAGCTAAGCCGTTGCGAATATGATGCACCTACCGACCCTTACGTTGAAGTGGTTCTTGAACAAAACCTGAAAGGCGAACGTTGTGCCATTGAACGTTACCAGGAAATTGCCGACTATACTAATGGCAAAGACCACACTACCTACCAGATGGCAGTAACCATTCTTAATGAAGAGTTAGAACACGAACAAGATATTGAAGATTGGATTAACGACATCAATAAAATGAAAGAAGATTTGAAAAAAATCAGGATGTAA